In a single window of the Populus alba chromosome 16, ASM523922v2, whole genome shotgun sequence genome:
- the LOC118037552 gene encoding neutral ceramidase 2 — protein sequence MEIFPRGYSGIWLQIASVWFLVALMQNFRGSLSTSNYLIGLGSYDITGPAADVNMMGYANTEQIASGVHFRLRARAFIVAEPQGSRVVYVNLDACMASQIVTIKVIERLKARYGGLYTEQNVAISGIHTHAGPGGYLQYVVYIVTSLGFVRQSFDVIVDGIEKSIIQAHENLRPGSIFVNNGELLDAGVNRSPSSYLNNPAEERSKYKYDVDKEMTLIKFVDDEWGAVGSFNWFATHGTSMSRTNSLISGDNKGAAARFMEDWFEKKGRVENLDSQHANKSGTAKIPRRVSSIVPSINENRNEAMEVAASFKSSQGQPATRFSSVAKRVRNSLRLADRPQFVSAFCQTNCGDVSPNVLGAFCIDTGLPCDFNQSTCNGKNEQCYGRGPGYPDEFESTRIIGDRQFKKAVELFNKATEQLKGKVGYRHAYVNFSNLEVAQGNDVVKTCPAAMGFAFAAGTTDGPGAFDFKQGDDKGNAFWRLVRDFLKTPNQEQVNCQRPKPILLDTGEMDKPYAWAPAILPVQILRIGQLVILSVPGEFTTMAGRRLRDAVKMVLTSGASKEFGKNVHIVISGLTNTYSQYVTTFEEYEVQRYEGASTLYGPHTLSAYIQEFRKLAAALISGRPVEPGPQPPDLLDKQISLLTPVVLDSTLSGAKFGDVKSDVPLNSTFKRGDMVTVTFSSACPRNDLLTEGTFALVEILQGQKTWVPAYDDDDFCLRFIWSRPSKLSPQSYATIEWRIPQSAVSGVYRIRHFGAAKALFGSISHFTGSSSAFVVA from the exons ATGGAAATTTTTCCGAGAGGGTATAGTGGGATATGGCTGCAAATCGCATCCGTTTGGTTCTTGGTGGCGTTAATGCAGAATTTTAGAGGGAGTTTATCAACTTCCAATTACTTGATTGGACTCGGGAGCTATGACATAACAGGGCCTGCAGCTGATGTCAACATGATGGGGTATGCAAATACGGAACAGATTGCTTCTGGTGTTCACTTCAGGTTGCGAGCTCGTGCATTCATTGTGGCTGAACCTCAGGGGAGCCGTGTTGTATATGTGAACCTTGATGCTTGTATGGCCTCGCAGATTGTTACTATTAAAGTTATTGAGAGATTGAAAGCAAG gtATGGAGGGCTTTATACAGAGCAGAATGTTGCCATTAGTGGTATCCACACCCATGCCGGGCCTGGAGGCTATCTGCAATATGTTGTATATATTGTGACTTCGCTTGGGTTCGTTCGCCAGTCTTTTGATGTTATTGTTGATGGTATTGAGAAAAGCATCATACAAGCTCATGAAAATCTTCGGCCAGGGtcaatttttgtaaataatg GAGAGCTGTTAGATGCTGGTGTAAATCGCAGTCCTAGTTCTTATCTTAATAATCCTGCAGAAGAGCGGAGTAAATATAAGTATGATGTGGATAAAGAAATGACCCTAATAAAGTTTGTGGATGATGAGTGGGGGGCAGTAGGTAGTTTTAACTGGTTTGCAACTCATGGAACTTCAATGAGTCGTACAAACTCACTGATAAGTGGTGACAACAAAGGAGCTGCAGCACGATTTATGGAGGACTGGTTTGAGAAAAAAGGCCGTGTTGAAAATTTGGATAGCCAACATGCTAATAAATCTGGAACTGCAAAAATCCCTCGAAGAGTCTCAAGCATAGTTCCTAGCATCAATGAGAACC GTAATGAAGCGATGGAAGTTGCTGCCTCCTTCAAATCTTCTCAGGGGCAACCTGCCACAAGGTTTTCAAGTGTTGCAAAACGGGTCAGAAACTCTTTGAGGCTGGCTGACAGGCCCCAATTTGTATCTGCGTTCTGTCAAACTAATTGCGGTGATGTAAGTCCCAATGTTCTTGGTGCATTCTGCATTGACACTGGACTACCTTGCGATTTCAATCAAAGTACCTGCAACGGGAAGAATGAACAGTGCTATGGCAGGGGCCCAGG TTATCCAGATGAATTTGAGAGTACAAGAATCATTGGAGATAGACAATTCAAAAAAGCTGTCGAATTGTTCAACAAAGCAACTGAGCAGCTGAAAGGGAAGGTTGGGTACCGACATGCTTATGTGAATTTCTCAAATCTTGAAGTGGCACAAGGCAATGATGTGGTGAAGACATGTCCTGCAGCCATGGGCTTTGCTTTTGCTGCTGGAACCACAGATGGACCTGGAGCTTTTGATTTCAAGCAAGGAGATGACAAG GGCAATGCCTTCTGGAGGTTGGTGAGGGACTTTCTGAAAACACCAAATCAGGAACAAGTCAATTGTCAGCGTCCAAAGCCTATTCTGCTTGACACTGGTGAAATGGACAAACCGTATGCCTGGGCA CCTGCAATACTTCCAGTTCAAATCTTGCGGATAGGACAACTTGTCATTCTCAGTGTACCTGGAG AGTTCACTACCATGGCTGGCAGGCGCCTTCGCGATGCGGTGAAGATGGTTCTCACTTCAGGAGCTAGCAAAGAGTTTGGGAAAAATGTTCACATTGTCATTTCTGGTCTGACAAATACGTATTCACAGTATGTGACAACGTTTGAGGAGTATGAAGTGCAGAGATATGAG GGGGCCTCCACTCTTTATGGCCCACACACACTCAGTGCCTACATTCAGGAGTTCAGGAAACTAGCTGCAGCTCTCATCAGTGGCCGACCTGTGGAACCAGGTCCGCAACCCCCAGATCTCCTTGACAAGCAAATCAGTTTATTAACTCCAGTTGTCTTGGATTCAACCCTTTCTGGTGCAAAGTTTGGAGATGTTAAAAGTGACGTCCCTTTAAACTCCACCTTCAAAAGGGGTGACATGGTTACAGTCACATTCTCGTCTGCTTGCCCAAGGAATGACCTCCTGACTGAGGGCACATTTGCTCTAGTTGAGATTCTCCAGGGCCAGAAGACATGGGTTCCGGCATACGACGACGACGACTTCTGCCTGCGGTTTATTTGGTCACGGCCTTCAAAACTGAGTCCTCAGAGTTACGCAACcatagaatggagaattccgcAGTCAGCAGTCTCTGGTGTGTACAGGATAAGGCATTTTGGTGCTGCGAAGGCACTCTTTGGTTCAATCAGCCATTTCACAGGTTCTTCGAGTGCGTTTGTAGTAGCATGA